From Pandoraea norimbergensis, the proteins below share one genomic window:
- a CDS encoding IMPACT family protein: MYALAAPVETELEIRKSRFIGIVMPVASREVAMRELDALRVRYPNATHYCWVLLCEGASGFDDDGEPGGTAAKPMYNVLMHKELANVLAVVVRYYGGIKLGAGGLTRAYGQAVSEALKLATLTAVEPMAEPSYRCSFAHEAPLRRIAERHAATVLDVSYDDGVTLRLSLKARDVDAFEADATEALSGGLERV, translated from the coding sequence ATGTACGCATTGGCAGCACCGGTCGAGACCGAGCTGGAAATCAGGAAGAGCCGGTTTATTGGCATTGTCATGCCCGTGGCATCCCGCGAGGTGGCAATGCGCGAACTCGACGCGCTGCGCGTGCGTTATCCCAACGCAACGCATTACTGCTGGGTGTTGTTGTGCGAGGGGGCGTCGGGTTTTGACGACGACGGGGAGCCGGGTGGCACGGCGGCCAAGCCCATGTACAACGTGCTGATGCACAAGGAACTGGCCAATGTGCTGGCCGTGGTGGTGCGCTACTACGGTGGTATCAAACTCGGTGCGGGCGGCCTGACCCGCGCGTACGGACAGGCGGTGAGCGAAGCGTTGAAGCTTGCGACGCTCACCGCCGTCGAGCCGATGGCGGAGCCGAGTTACCGTTGCAGCTTCGCGCATGAAGCGCCGCTGCGCCGGATTGCCGAGCGTCACGCGGCCACCGTGCTGGATGTCAGCTATGACGACGGCGTGACGCTACGGCTGAGTCTCAAGGCGCGCGATGTCGACGCGTTCGAGGCCGACGCTACCGAAGCGCTCAGCGGCGGACTCGAACGGGTCTAG
- a CDS encoding GTP-binding protein, producing MTPPLTATAAGSADRRLPVTVLSGFLGAGKTTLLNHVLGNREGLRVAVLVNDMSEVNIDASFVERGAANAGAALSRTEEKLVEMSNGCICCTLREDLLIAVRELAQDGRFDYLLIESTGIAEPMPVAATFEFRDEAGQSLADVARLDTMVTVVDALHVLEDFHGLDTLAQRGEVAGEEDERRLAELLTEQIEFADVVVVSKVDCVDATRLEAVKALITGLNPSARIVLGERGQVPLTEVLGTGRFDPERAEQMAGWAQALVGDHASEADTFGVTSFVLRHREPLHPARFAAFMGMPLPGLMRAKGYVWVANRPAWALAYSRAGNTATLEAVGQWWAAADPDHWPAHGDPQRDAIEANWEAPWGDRINEVVFIGREMDRAAIEFAFAECRLGVVELAQGDAAWRDSQDALALDLPGGTA from the coding sequence ATGACACCTCCTCTGACCGCCACTGCCGCCGGCAGTGCCGACCGCCGTCTGCCCGTCACCGTCCTCTCCGGCTTCCTCGGCGCCGGCAAGACCACGCTGCTCAATCACGTGCTCGGCAATCGCGAAGGCCTGCGCGTCGCGGTGCTCGTCAACGACATGAGCGAAGTCAACATCGACGCGTCGTTCGTGGAACGTGGCGCCGCCAACGCCGGTGCTGCGCTCTCGCGTACGGAAGAAAAGCTGGTCGAAATGAGCAACGGCTGCATCTGCTGCACGTTGCGCGAAGACCTGCTGATCGCCGTGCGCGAACTCGCACAGGACGGCCGCTTCGACTATCTGCTGATCGAATCGACGGGGATCGCCGAACCGATGCCGGTCGCGGCCACCTTCGAGTTTCGTGACGAAGCCGGACAGTCGCTCGCCGACGTCGCGCGTCTCGACACGATGGTGACAGTGGTTGACGCGTTGCACGTGCTCGAAGACTTCCACGGTCTGGACACGCTCGCGCAACGCGGCGAAGTCGCGGGCGAAGAGGATGAACGCCGTCTGGCAGAACTGCTGACCGAACAAATCGAATTCGCCGACGTGGTCGTCGTGAGCAAGGTCGATTGCGTCGACGCGACGCGGCTCGAAGCCGTGAAAGCGCTGATCACCGGACTCAATCCGTCGGCACGCATCGTCCTCGGCGAGCGCGGGCAGGTGCCGCTGACTGAAGTGTTGGGCACGGGACGCTTCGATCCGGAGCGCGCGGAGCAGATGGCCGGCTGGGCGCAGGCGCTCGTGGGCGATCACGCGTCGGAAGCCGACACCTTTGGCGTGACGAGCTTCGTTCTGCGCCATCGCGAGCCGTTGCACCCCGCGCGCTTTGCCGCGTTCATGGGTATGCCGCTGCCGGGCCTGATGCGGGCAAAGGGTTACGTGTGGGTCGCGAATCGGCCCGCGTGGGCACTCGCTTATTCGCGTGCTGGCAACACGGCGACACTGGAGGCGGTCGGCCAGTGGTGGGCCGCCGCCGACCCCGACCATTGGCCGGCGCATGGCGACCCGCAACGCGACGCGATCGAAGCCAACTGGGAAGCCCCGTGGGGCGACCGCATCAACGAAGTCGTCTTCATTGGCCGCGAGATGGACCGCGCGGCCATCGAGTTCGCGTTCGCCGAGTGCCGTCTGGGTGTGGTCGAACTGGCGCAGGGTGACGCCGCATGGCGCGACTCGCAGGACGCGCTGGCGCTCGATTTACCGGGCGGCACTGCATGA
- a CDS encoding cupredoxin domain-containing protein, with protein MPLRHVARLLIPVAALGLSVSAAPAFADDPHSMHNMQHAHGDGAATNIGEAGDAAQATRTVEVDMRDSMRFSPGTLTVRRGDTVRFVVTNSGKIRHEMMLGTAASLTEHAKMMQQMPGMSHAEANAVTVEPGQQKTLVWHFTQAGTVDFACLEPGHYEAGMRGVINVR; from the coding sequence ATGCCATTGCGTCATGTCGCCCGCTTGCTGATTCCGGTGGCTGCGCTGGGGCTGAGTGTTTCGGCGGCACCGGCGTTTGCCGATGATCCGCACTCGATGCACAACATGCAGCACGCGCACGGCGACGGTGCCGCGACCAACATCGGTGAAGCGGGCGACGCGGCGCAGGCAACGCGCACCGTCGAAGTCGACATGCGCGACTCCATGCGATTCTCGCCCGGCACGCTCACGGTGCGCCGTGGCGATACGGTGCGCTTCGTCGTGACCAACAGCGGCAAGATTCGTCACGAGATGATGTTGGGCACGGCAGCGTCGCTCACCGAACACGCGAAGATGATGCAGCAGATGCCCGGCATGTCGCACGCTGAGGCCAACGCGGTCACCGTCGAGCCGGGCCAGCAAAAGACGCTCGTGTGGCATTTCACGCAAGCCGGCACGGTGGACTTCGCGTGTCTGGAACCGGGCCATTACGAAGCCGGCATGCGCGGCGTCATCAACGTTCGGTAA
- a CDS encoding pirin family protein: MLDIRQAADRGVANHGWLNSHHTFSFANYYDPKQVGFSDLLVINDDRVAPAQGFGKHPHRDMEIFSYVLEGALEHKDTMGTGSVIEPGDVQLMSAGRGVAHSEFNHSPTTPVHFLQIWIVPNQKGITPEYQQQRFSPEEKRGRLRLIMSPDGADNSLHIHQDARVYAGLFDGDESATLAIAPNRYAYVHVARGSVELNGVALGEGDGVRVREETALTLAKGKDAEVLVFDLRPVETPDF; the protein is encoded by the coding sequence ATGCTGGACATCAGACAAGCTGCCGACCGGGGCGTTGCCAATCACGGCTGGCTCAACTCGCATCACACGTTCTCGTTCGCCAACTATTACGATCCGAAGCAAGTCGGCTTCTCCGACCTGCTCGTGATCAACGACGACCGCGTGGCCCCGGCGCAAGGCTTCGGCAAGCACCCGCACCGCGACATGGAGATCTTTTCGTACGTGCTCGAAGGCGCGCTCGAACACAAGGACACGATGGGCACGGGCTCGGTGATCGAGCCGGGTGACGTGCAGTTGATGAGTGCCGGACGCGGCGTAGCGCACAGCGAGTTCAACCACTCGCCGACGACGCCGGTGCACTTTCTGCAAATCTGGATCGTGCCGAACCAGAAAGGCATCACGCCGGAGTATCAGCAACAGCGTTTCTCGCCGGAAGAAAAGCGCGGCCGTCTGCGCTTGATCATGTCGCCGGACGGCGCCGACAACTCGCTGCACATCCATCAGGATGCGCGCGTGTACGCCGGACTGTTCGACGGTGACGAATCGGCCACGCTGGCGATTGCGCCCAACCGCTATGCCTACGTGCATGTCGCACGCGGCAGTGTGGAATTGAACGGCGTAGCGCTCGGTGAAGGCGACGGCGTGCGGGTGCGCGAAGAAACCGCGCTCACCCTCGCGAAGGGCAAGGACGCCGAAGTGCTGGTGTTCGATCTGCGCCCGGTGGAAACGCCTGACTTCTAA
- a CDS encoding 6-pyruvoyl trahydropterin synthase family protein encodes MSRVGLIGGLKGMGMGKGRVSGSNDMNGSADRAQFTLSRSFVFEAAHTLARRDIDPPSIDASRRIHGHSYRATVEVTGKPQGETGMVLDLAVFDAALAQVCERLDHRLLDDVAGLGPATLENLCSFIWRSLAPRLVGLSRVTVSRDARGDACSLVIGPA; translated from the coding sequence ATGAGTCGTGTGGGCCTGATTGGCGGCTTGAAAGGGATGGGGATGGGGAAGGGGCGTGTGAGCGGCAGCAACGACATGAACGGCAGCGCAGACCGCGCGCAGTTCACGCTCTCGCGCAGCTTCGTGTTTGAGGCGGCGCACACGCTGGCGCGGCGCGACATCGATCCGCCGAGCATCGACGCGAGCCGTCGCATTCATGGGCACAGCTACCGTGCGACGGTGGAAGTGACGGGCAAGCCGCAGGGCGAGACGGGCATGGTGCTCGACCTCGCCGTCTTCGACGCAGCGTTGGCGCAAGTGTGCGAGCGTCTGGATCACCGGCTGCTCGACGATGTGGCCGGGCTTGGGCCCGCCACGCTCGAGAACCTGTGCAGTTTCATCTGGCGCTCGCTGGCGCCGCGTCTTGTCGGACTCTCACGCGTGACCGTGAGCCGCGATGCGCGCGGTGATGCGTGTTCGCTCGTCATCGGTCCCGCATGA
- a CDS encoding PhzF family phenazine biosynthesis protein: MSRTFAFRIVNVFAETTFGGNPLCVFEDARGMSDDEMRALARQFNLSETTFILPSETADAHVRIFTPGYEMRFAGHPTLGTAHVLRSIRNLGDAVTLQFAAGLVPVQAEGDHWTLTAPSHGEPKIEKAHEADADIAALVRLSRDDLAQSPQWVDTGADQLLIPLKSADAVARATPDSARLERWPLSSLERKTGYVFSIDENHGGELEVTARYFFTTQGGGVSEDPGTGSACANLGGWLIGQGYPLPVRARVSQGDAIERPCRLTLEVTADRQIRVGGNVIELARGEVSL; encoded by the coding sequence ATGAGCCGCACCTTTGCCTTTCGTATCGTCAACGTTTTCGCCGAAACCACGTTCGGCGGCAATCCGCTGTGTGTCTTCGAAGACGCGCGAGGCATGAGCGACGACGAAATGCGAGCGTTGGCGCGACAGTTCAATCTGTCCGAGACGACGTTTATCCTGCCCTCGGAGACCGCTGACGCGCACGTGCGTATCTTCACGCCCGGCTACGAAATGCGTTTTGCCGGTCACCCGACGCTGGGCACGGCCCACGTGCTGCGCTCGATTCGTAACCTCGGCGACGCGGTGACGCTGCAATTCGCCGCGGGTCTCGTGCCGGTGCAGGCCGAAGGCGATCATTGGACGCTCACGGCACCGTCGCATGGCGAACCGAAGATCGAGAAGGCACACGAAGCCGATGCCGACATCGCGGCGCTCGTGCGTCTGTCGCGTGACGATCTGGCGCAATCGCCGCAGTGGGTCGATACCGGTGCCGATCAGTTGCTGATTCCGCTGAAGAGTGCCGATGCGGTGGCCCGTGCAACGCCGGACAGCGCGCGGCTGGAACGCTGGCCGCTCTCGAGCCTCGAGCGCAAGACGGGTTATGTGTTTTCCATCGATGAGAATCACGGCGGCGAGCTGGAAGTGACGGCGCGCTACTTCTTCACCACGCAAGGCGGCGGCGTGAGCGAAGACCCGGGTACGGGCTCGGCCTGCGCAAACTTGGGTGGCTGGCTGATCGGGCAGGGCTATCCGCTGCCGGTGCGTGCGCGCGTGTCGCAAGGTGACGCGATCGAGCGTCCGTGCCGCCTGACGCTGGAAGTGACGGCCGATCGTCAGATTCGCGTCGGCGGTAACGTGATCGAACTCGCGCGCGGCGAAGTCAGCCTGTAA